The Glycine soja cultivar W05 chromosome 8, ASM419377v2, whole genome shotgun sequence genome has a window encoding:
- the LOC114423184 gene encoding AP-1 complex subunit gamma-2-like isoform X1, which translates to MNPFSSPARLRDMIRAIRACKTAAEERAVVRKECAAIRASIDENDPDYRHRNLAKLMFIHMLGYPTHFGQMECLKLIASPGFPEKRMGYLGLMLLLDERQEVLMLVTNSLKQDLNHTNQYIVGLALCALGNISSAEMARDLAPEVERLLHFRDPNIRKKAALCSARIIKKVPDLAENFVNPATALLREKHHGVLIAGVQLCTELCKINSEALEHVRKKCTEGLVRTLKDLANSPYSPEYDTAGFTDPFLHIRLLRLLRVLGEGDADASDSMNDILAQVATKIESNKIIGNAILYECVQTIMSVEDNGGLRVLAINILGRFLSHKDNNIRYVGLNMLMKAVTVDAQAVQRHRATILECLKDSDASIRKRALELVCILVNETNVKALTKELVEYLEVSDPDFRADLTAKICSIVSKFSPEKIWYIDQMLKVLSEAGNFVKDEVWHALIVVISNASELHGYTVRALYKAFKMSAEQETLVRVAVWCIGEYGDILINNAGMLDVEDPVTVSESDVVDVVEIALKCHASDLTTKAMALVALLKLSSRFPSCSERIREIIVQCKGNLVLELQQRSIEFNLIIAKHQNIRPTLVERMPVLDEVTFIARRAGSFPGAGLTSTGSSVGLSNGVAKPVAPIVDLLDMNSDDAPAPSSSGGDFLQDLLGVDLSLASQQSDASQPSRNGTDVLLDLLSIGSASAPIESPAQSNSSTIDILSPKQSKKAPISPLDDLSSLSLSSRATSNAGAAPMMDLLDGFAPGPPTEENNELVYPSITAFESSSLRLVFNFSKQPGNLQTTNIQASFTNLTSNVYTEFTFQAAVPKFLQLNLDPASGNTLPASGKGSVTQNMKVTNSQHGKKSLVMRIKIAYKINGKETQEEGQINNFPRDL; encoded by the exons ATGAACCCCTTTTCTTCTCCCGCGCGTTTGAG GGACATGATTCGGGCCATACGTGCTTGCAAAACTGCAGCAGAAGAACGTGCTGTTGTAAGAAAAGAATGTGCTGCTATTCGTGCTTCAATAGATGAAAATGATCCAGACTATAGGCACCGGAATCTGGCTAAGCTAATGTTCATCCACATGCTTGGCTACCCCACTCATTTTGGTCAAATGGAGTGCCTCAAGTTGATAGCATCTCCAGGATTTCCGGAGAAGAGAATGGGTTACCTTGGCCTTATGTTGCTTCTCGATGAAAGACAAGAGGTTCTAATGTTGGTCACCAATTCTTTGAAACA AGATCTTAATCACACAAATCAATATATAGTGGGACTTGCTCTTTGTGCTTTAGGAAATATTTCTTCAGCCGAAATGGCTCGTGATCTTGCACCAGAGGTTGAGAGATTGCTGCATTTTCGAGATCCAAATATTCGGAAGAAG GCAGCATTGTGCTCTGCAAGAATCATAAAGAAAGTTCCAGACTTGGCTGAAAATTTTGTCAATCCTGCTACTGCCTTACTAAGGGAGAAGCATCATGGAGTTTTGATTGCTGGGGTTCAGCTTTGTACAGAGCTGTGCAAAATTAACTCAGAAGCTCTTGAACATGTTAGAAAG AAATGCACAGAGGGTTTGGTCAGAACTCTGAAGGATCTAGCAAACAGTCCTTATTCACCAGAGTATGATACTGCTGGTTTCACAGACCCTTTTCTCCATATCAGATTGCTTAGACTGCTGCGGGTATTGGGTGAAGGTGATGCTGATGCTAGTGACTCTATGAATGACATACTTGCCCAG GTGGCTACAAAGATTgagtcaaataaaattattgggaATGCCATCTTATATGAGTGTGTTCAAACAATAATGAGTGTTGAAGATAATGGTGGCTTACGCGTGCTTGCAATCAATATCCTAGGAAGATTCTTGTCGCACAAAGACAACAATATCAG ATATGTGGGATTGAACATGCTGATGAAGGCTGTAACTGTTGATGCTCAGGCAGTGCAGAGGCATCGTGCAACAATTCTGGAATGTCTAAAG GATTCTGATGCTTCAATTCGGAAAAGAGCTCTTGAACTTGTTTGTATTCTGGTGAATGAAACTAATGTGAAGGCCTTAACAAAAGAGCTAGTAGAATATCTGGAAGTCAGTGATCCAGATTTCAGGGCAGACCTTACTGCCAAAATTTGCTCAATAGTTTCAAA GTTTTCCCCAGAGAAGATCTGGTACATTGATCAAATGCTGAAGGTTCTGTCTGAG GCTGGGAACTTTGTAAAAGATGAAGTATGGCATGCCTTAATTGTTGTGATAAGCAATGCTTCTGAGCTTCATGGATATACAGTAAGAGCATTATACAAGGCATTTAAGATGTCAGCTGAACAG GAAACTCTTGTTCGCGTTGCAGTTTGGTGCATCGGAGAGTATGGTGACATCTTAATCAATAATGCTGGAATGCTTGATGTAGAAGATCCAGTAACT GTGTCCGAGTCAGATGTTGTGGATGTCGTAGAGATTGCTCTAAAATGCCATGCATCGGATCTTACCACGAAAGCAATGGCTTTGGTTGCCCTATTAAAGCTGTCTTCACGGTTTCCTTCTTGTTCAGA GAGAATCAGGGAAATAATTGTTCAGTGCAAAGGGAACCTTGTATTAGAATTGCAGCAAAGATCCATAGAATTCAATTTGATTATTGCAAAGCATCAAAATATTAG GCCTACACTTGTAGAGAGGATGCCAGTTTTGGATGAGGTGACTTTCATTGCTAGGAGGGCTGGATCTTTTCCAGGTGCAGGTTTAACATCGACAGGATCTTCAGTTGGCCTTTCAAATGGAGTAGCCAAACCTGTGGCTCCTATTGTAGACCTTCTTGATATGAATTCAGATGATGCTCCTGCACCAAGCTCTTCTGGTGGTGATTTTCTTCAGGACCTTCTTGGTGTTGATCTGTCACTGGCATCACAACAATCTG ATGCCAGTCAACCTTCAAGAAATGGTACTGATGTTCTTTTGGATCTATTATCTATTGGATCGGCTTCTGCACCTATTGAATCACCTGCACAGAGCAACTCATCTACAATTGACATATTGTCCCCCAAACAAAGTAAAAAGGCACCAATTTCACCATTAGATGATCTATCATCACTTTCACTTTCTTCAAGAGCAACATCAAATGCTGGAGCTGCTCCCATGATGGATTTATTAGATGGATTTGCCCCAGGCCCACCAACAGAAG AAAACAATGAACTAGTTTATCCATCTATAACTGCATTTGAGAGTAGCTCCTTGAGGTTGGTGTTCAATTTCTCAAAACAGCCAGGAAACTTGCAAACAACAAATATTCAGGCCTCCTTTACAAATTTGACCTCAAATGTATATACAGAGTTTACTTTTCAGGCAGCAGTTCCAAAG tttCTTCAGTTGAACTTAGATCCAGCTAGCGGCAATACTCTCCCTGCTAGTGGAAAGGGGTCCGTCACACAAAATATGAAAGTTACTAATAGCCAACACGGAAAG AAATCTCTTGTCATGCGCATAAAGATAGCATACAAGATAAATGGCAAAGAGAcacaagaagaaggacaaaTCAATAATTTTCCTCGTGATTTATGA
- the LOC114423510 gene encoding RING-H2 finger protein ATL47-like has product MNWVHSQICHSTDAINNPTSICSSSSESLPYSSAYKKQLAPPPPLDSSSGTRISPAVVFIFVILAIVFFISGLLHLLVRFLIRHRPSSSSSISQSNRYPNDMSESNDPYQRQLQQLFNLHDSGLDQAFMDALPVFLYKDIIGLKEPFDCAVCLCQFSEQDMLRLLPLCNHAFHIDCIDTWLLSNSTCPLCRGSLYDPGFAFENPVYDLEGVREEDGVSGSVAGEGSCVNKHAENHIMSGKRVFSVRLGKFRSSNIVEGVERSGGRGESSTSNLDVRRCYSMGSFQYVVADSDLQVALCPNRGDGGGVNGDSMRQLKGRLVNYGNSSTDDVEGKKINIARKGESFSVSKIWQWSKKDKVSISQENHLGGSNVTAALPWMHRAQGA; this is encoded by the coding sequence ATGAATTGGGTTCACTCTCAAATCTGCCATAGTACTGATGCTATCAACAATCCCACTAgtatttgttcttcttcttctgaatCATTGCCTTATAGTTCTGCCTACAAGAAACAACTAgcccctcctcctcctctagATTCTTCATCTGGCACTAGAATAAGCCCTGCAGTTGTTTTCATCTTTGTAATTCTAGCAATTGTGTTCTTCATCTCTGGCCTCCTTCACTTGCTAGTTAGATTCCTCATAAGGCACAGAccctcttcatcatcatcaatttCCCAGTCCAATAGGTACCCTAATGACATGTCTGAATCTAACGATCCTTACCAGAGGCAATTACAACAGCTCTTCAATCTCCATGACTCCGGCCTAGATCAGGCCTTCATGGATGCCCTTCCAGTTTTCCTCTACAAAGACATCATAGGTTTGAAGGAGCCATTTGATTGTGCAGTGTGCCTTTGCCAGTTCTCAGAACAAGACATGCTGAGGCTTCTGCCACTTTGCAACCATGCTTTCCACATTGATTGCATAGACACATGGCTGCTGTCAAATTCAACATGTCCTCTCTGTAGAGGGAGTCTTTATGATCCAGGCTTTGCCTTTGAAAACCCAGTTTATGACCTTGAGGGTGTGAGGGAAGAAGATGGGGTTTCAGGAAGTGTTGCTGGTGAGGGTAGTTGTGTTAATAAACATGCAGAAAACCACATAATGAGTGGGAAAAGGGTGTTTTCTGTAAGGCTAGGGAAGTTTAGAAGCTCAAATATTGTAGAAGGGGTGGAAAGATCAGGAGGTAGAGGTGAGAGTAGTACAAGTAATTTGGATGTTAGGAGATGCTACTCAATGGGGTCCTTCCAGTATGTGGTTGCTGATTCAGATTTGCAAGTGGCTTTGTGCCCCAATAGAGGTGATGGTGGAGGTGTTAATGGTGACAGTATGAGACAATTGAAAGGGAGATTGGTCAATTATGGAAATTCCTCCACTGATGATGTtgagggaaaaaaaatcaacattgcAAGGAAAGGTGAAAGTTTTTCTGTTTCCAAGATCTGGCAATGGTCTAAGAAGGACAAGGTTTCAATTTCACAAGAAAACCATTTGGGTGGTTCTAATGTCACTGCAGCTTTGCCATGGATGCATAGAGCTCAAGGTGCATGA
- the LOC114423184 gene encoding AP-1 complex subunit gamma-2-like isoform X2 — translation MCDLLIRPHPYLLITPSISMLAALCSARIIKKVPDLAENFVNPATALLREKHHGVLIAGVQLCTELCKINSEALEHVRKKCTEGLVRTLKDLANSPYSPEYDTAGFTDPFLHIRLLRLLRVLGEGDADASDSMNDILAQVATKIESNKIIGNAILYECVQTIMSVEDNGGLRVLAINILGRFLSHKDNNIRYVGLNMLMKAVTVDAQAVQRHRATILECLKDSDASIRKRALELVCILVNETNVKALTKELVEYLEVSDPDFRADLTAKICSIVSKFSPEKIWYIDQMLKVLSEAGNFVKDEVWHALIVVISNASELHGYTVRALYKAFKMSAEQETLVRVAVWCIGEYGDILINNAGMLDVEDPVTVSESDVVDVVEIALKCHASDLTTKAMALVALLKLSSRFPSCSERIREIIVQCKGNLVLELQQRSIEFNLIIAKHQNIRPTLVERMPVLDEVTFIARRAGSFPGAGLTSTGSSVGLSNGVAKPVAPIVDLLDMNSDDAPAPSSSGGDFLQDLLGVDLSLASQQSDASQPSRNGTDVLLDLLSIGSASAPIESPAQSNSSTIDILSPKQSKKAPISPLDDLSSLSLSSRATSNAGAAPMMDLLDGFAPGPPTEENNELVYPSITAFESSSLRLVFNFSKQPGNLQTTNIQASFTNLTSNVYTEFTFQAAVPKFLQLNLDPASGNTLPASGKGSVTQNMKVTNSQHGKKSLVMRIKIAYKINGKETQEEGQINNFPRDL, via the exons ATGTGTGATCTTCTGATCCGACCCCATCCCTACCTCCTTATTACTCCCTCGATCTCCatgttg GCAGCATTGTGCTCTGCAAGAATCATAAAGAAAGTTCCAGACTTGGCTGAAAATTTTGTCAATCCTGCTACTGCCTTACTAAGGGAGAAGCATCATGGAGTTTTGATTGCTGGGGTTCAGCTTTGTACAGAGCTGTGCAAAATTAACTCAGAAGCTCTTGAACATGTTAGAAAG AAATGCACAGAGGGTTTGGTCAGAACTCTGAAGGATCTAGCAAACAGTCCTTATTCACCAGAGTATGATACTGCTGGTTTCACAGACCCTTTTCTCCATATCAGATTGCTTAGACTGCTGCGGGTATTGGGTGAAGGTGATGCTGATGCTAGTGACTCTATGAATGACATACTTGCCCAG GTGGCTACAAAGATTgagtcaaataaaattattgggaATGCCATCTTATATGAGTGTGTTCAAACAATAATGAGTGTTGAAGATAATGGTGGCTTACGCGTGCTTGCAATCAATATCCTAGGAAGATTCTTGTCGCACAAAGACAACAATATCAG ATATGTGGGATTGAACATGCTGATGAAGGCTGTAACTGTTGATGCTCAGGCAGTGCAGAGGCATCGTGCAACAATTCTGGAATGTCTAAAG GATTCTGATGCTTCAATTCGGAAAAGAGCTCTTGAACTTGTTTGTATTCTGGTGAATGAAACTAATGTGAAGGCCTTAACAAAAGAGCTAGTAGAATATCTGGAAGTCAGTGATCCAGATTTCAGGGCAGACCTTACTGCCAAAATTTGCTCAATAGTTTCAAA GTTTTCCCCAGAGAAGATCTGGTACATTGATCAAATGCTGAAGGTTCTGTCTGAG GCTGGGAACTTTGTAAAAGATGAAGTATGGCATGCCTTAATTGTTGTGATAAGCAATGCTTCTGAGCTTCATGGATATACAGTAAGAGCATTATACAAGGCATTTAAGATGTCAGCTGAACAG GAAACTCTTGTTCGCGTTGCAGTTTGGTGCATCGGAGAGTATGGTGACATCTTAATCAATAATGCTGGAATGCTTGATGTAGAAGATCCAGTAACT GTGTCCGAGTCAGATGTTGTGGATGTCGTAGAGATTGCTCTAAAATGCCATGCATCGGATCTTACCACGAAAGCAATGGCTTTGGTTGCCCTATTAAAGCTGTCTTCACGGTTTCCTTCTTGTTCAGA GAGAATCAGGGAAATAATTGTTCAGTGCAAAGGGAACCTTGTATTAGAATTGCAGCAAAGATCCATAGAATTCAATTTGATTATTGCAAAGCATCAAAATATTAG GCCTACACTTGTAGAGAGGATGCCAGTTTTGGATGAGGTGACTTTCATTGCTAGGAGGGCTGGATCTTTTCCAGGTGCAGGTTTAACATCGACAGGATCTTCAGTTGGCCTTTCAAATGGAGTAGCCAAACCTGTGGCTCCTATTGTAGACCTTCTTGATATGAATTCAGATGATGCTCCTGCACCAAGCTCTTCTGGTGGTGATTTTCTTCAGGACCTTCTTGGTGTTGATCTGTCACTGGCATCACAACAATCTG ATGCCAGTCAACCTTCAAGAAATGGTACTGATGTTCTTTTGGATCTATTATCTATTGGATCGGCTTCTGCACCTATTGAATCACCTGCACAGAGCAACTCATCTACAATTGACATATTGTCCCCCAAACAAAGTAAAAAGGCACCAATTTCACCATTAGATGATCTATCATCACTTTCACTTTCTTCAAGAGCAACATCAAATGCTGGAGCTGCTCCCATGATGGATTTATTAGATGGATTTGCCCCAGGCCCACCAACAGAAG AAAACAATGAACTAGTTTATCCATCTATAACTGCATTTGAGAGTAGCTCCTTGAGGTTGGTGTTCAATTTCTCAAAACAGCCAGGAAACTTGCAAACAACAAATATTCAGGCCTCCTTTACAAATTTGACCTCAAATGTATATACAGAGTTTACTTTTCAGGCAGCAGTTCCAAAG tttCTTCAGTTGAACTTAGATCCAGCTAGCGGCAATACTCTCCCTGCTAGTGGAAAGGGGTCCGTCACACAAAATATGAAAGTTACTAATAGCCAACACGGAAAG AAATCTCTTGTCATGCGCATAAAGATAGCATACAAGATAAATGGCAAAGAGAcacaagaagaaggacaaaTCAATAATTTTCCTCGTGATTTATGA